TCCAGCAAAGTATTTTGGGACTTCGGCCTTCAAATTGAGGGCAATTCAGATGGCTTTCCTCCTCCAAAAGACGGCTCGGTTCCAAAACTAGTCAGATACGCCGTCAACTACCTCAAGTACCTTGCAAGTGACAACTACAGTTTCGCCATGACCAAAGTTCTCCAAATACAGAAATCATGGAAGGGCGGAGTCGTTTTGAAATCGGAAGACGAGGATAATCTCCTCAAAGACGCCTTCTCTAACGTAATGGAAGCCCTACAAAGAAACGTGGAATCCAAAAAATCGCGCTACAGAGACAAAATCCTACCGCATATCTTCTCAATGAACACATACTGGTACATCTACATGCGGATCCGAAACACGGAACTAGGAAGATTTCTAGGAGAACAGTATATGAGAAAGAATTACAAAGCAGTGGCAGAGGAATCGGCTTACACTTACCAAATGCTATGTTGGGAGCCCTTGCTTTCAGTAATGGACATGGAAGACGTGCGATTACCGAACAAGGAAACCGTGGAAGAATTAgcgaaaacaaaaatggaagcaTTCGTGAAGGCTCTAAGGGAATTCTCACATAAACACAGAACCGCGTATTGCATTCCAGATTTGGATTTGCGGGAGCAGTTGAAAGAGGCAACTCTGAAGATGATACTGCCGGCTTACACGGAGTTCTTCAATTTGCACTCGGCTTTGTTGCCGGGGATTGGGAAGTATTATGTGGGCCTAGAGACGATCCATGATTTTGTGGGTCGGGCCTTTGAGTTCGAAAGTGGGAGTGGGAGTGGGAGTGGGAGTGGGCCTGGGCCGGGTGGCAAGTTGAAGAGACGAGGTTCAGTGGATCGGATGGCTGAGATATCGTCGGATGGACCAATCTTGGGCGTTCGATTGGAATAGTTAGAGATTGCCAACAGGGATTGATGACCACACAAAAGGATTCTGGTGTTTTTAAGGAACTTGGTCGAACATTGAAAATATTCTTCGGTTCATGGATTTTTAAGGATTTTGTccaaaatgaaccaaaaaaaatgtatgtttTATTGTCACACACTATGgtcaaatgaaataaaatacatataatcaagtttttgtttattaaaaaatatgcaaGGCAACGAAAAATGCAGTTAATTGAAAAGGTTTGTTCTCTCTTGGAACACTCGTAAATTTGAGTCGGCAGATTACCTCTGACAATCACTTATGGCATCTTCGATTCTGAGAGAATAATTCCTTACTCCGACAAGGAATCTTCGAATTTGCTTCCAGCTATTCCAGATTGGATCTTCCCTCACGCACAGGAAACCTGGGACCGAATTTTCCGAGGAAATCTATTCATAGAACTGCAAACATGGCGAATCTTAGCTCCGAAATTGACGAAATGGGTTCCTTCTCCTTCACTGACTTCCCGGAAGATGTTCAGTTATGCATCCTCTCCTTCCTCTCCCCCTCCGATATTGCGGCTTTCTCTTGCACCTCGAAGAGATTCGTCTCTCTCTGCAGGAATGATAGGAAACTCTGGTTTACTATGTGCGATCGGAGATGGGGTTCCACGACTCAGATCAACAATtggggaaaagggaaaatcgCTTACAGGTTACTCTATAAAACTCTTCACCAATGGGAGAATCTCATCGGTTTTTGGCGCCGGAGTGGCTCGCCGACCATCGGCGTCTCATCGCCGCCATTGGTGTTCTTCGAATGGGGCCCAGATTTTATTGCTGGCTCTAGGGTTTCTCCGTCAAAGAACGGTACTTACGACGTGTTTAAATCTCCATTTCTTTGGATGGGGCTCTCCCCGGAAGCTCAGGCCATGAGTTTCATCGACCCCGATGGCCGTTCTGGGTTCGCCGGGAAATTTGCTGATTTAGGAGAATCCGATTTCTCCGATTGCGATTTGATTCCGATAGAATTGAGCTTCATGGGGACAAATCATTTTGTCATTGAGGAAAATCTTACATTCGCTTATCCAAATTCCCCAGAACGAAGGATAAACGGATGCCGCCGAAGTTCCCCAGAAGACAATTTAGCCGCCGTAACAGATATGAACGTAGTGGGAAGTGGCTCTCCGGGAAGCTTACTGGACGGATTAATGTCAGAAATTTATCAACAGTTTGCGAATAGAACCAGCCCGGGAGGGGATAGAGCCTCAAGGAGACAACGGAGAAGGGAGAAGGAAAGGCTAGGAAAGCGGAAGTTGGAAGCAGAGCATTTTGTTAAAATTGTGAATTGCTCGCCCACACCATTGCGACCAATACAGGGCTTATGGAAGGTGTtgtccctccctccctcccttgTGTTTATGTACCCTTTTGGAACACTACTATTTATGTTCTGTTGACATTGATTTCATTCTTGGGAGTGGTACAAATGATATAGCATGGCTTCCTATTTGGTCGTGCAGGGAATCAGTGATGATATGCGCATGGATTTCTATCTTGTTGTATATGATGACATTGGTGGTATTGCCTGTCGGAAAGTTGGGGACTCCTCCGAAGGCCTCTCTAGTTATTCTCCCGTGTTTTGGACATCCAATACTACCTTCTTGGAAGCCCCATTCTCCCTGGAGGAGGAACATTTTCACGACTGCCGAATACATGTTCACCCTCTACCAGCCAATGACATTGATGAGCTAGTGCCTtcaattgaaaacaaaaagatctCTCGCATTCTTCGCGTCAACTCGAGTTATGATCTAGTCCTACCAGACCTGGCTGGAAGTGTTCCGAATCCTCGCAACGTCGAGGGAAGAATATGGCAGTACAGTAACGGGACTTTTGGGTTCGGTTTCCTTAgagataattttattatagatttGAAGCACATTGCTCGAAATGGTTCGATTCTGGATACTGTGGAATAACTTGTTTGTTgattcttcatttcatttgatgaGTTCTTTGGCCAACCATAATCTTCATTCAATCTTGTTATGTTGGTTTGAACCCAATTTAGAATATAAACCTTAAAAGAAAGTACTTATAATTATAGGCATCCCTTGGAATTGACAGGACTACGATTCAAATCCACAAACATGAAATATGATGAAAATCAAACAGATCTTGGCGTCTGTTTGAGCAtgttatttgaatatttaagaAACAGGGGGCGAAGAACACACTCTTAAAAGGAAGAACACACTCTCAAGCTTCTGAAGCCACCGCTTCGCCATTGATTTTTTCCTTCGATGGTATCTTTTCATGGTCTCCCTCAAGCTGACTCAAGTTTCCTTTCTCCTTGATGAGTTGGATATGGTGGTGCTTGCAGTAAAGTCGCCCCTCATGAGCGATATAGTTGGAAGGGCTGATCGTGCATCCGCCATGGCAGCATTTGAAGCAACTTTTGTGGTATGGAGTTCCATTTACAGTGACCTTCAAATAGAGACCAGTTCATGAAATTAGATccaggaagaagaaaaaagattctGTATATAGTTGTTACCTTTTCTGTTGGATAAACAGTGTTATTACAGCCAAGACATTTATCTCTGGTTCCGCCAAACATGCTAGCAACCTTCTTAGCCGTTGGTTTCTGCTGATGCATTTTCAGATCAAAGGGTGAAACATTAGAAATTCTAACAGGCTCAAGCAATCAGGGAATTACCTCACTATCAACCGGTTTCTCTGGTTTTACGATCTTGGGTGTTCCTAAAAACACAGAAATCAACATGAAAAATCCGAGAAATCAGATCCATCCAAACaacttataattatttgtacCTTCAAAGCTTTTGTCAAGACTGCCAGTCCTCTTAAAGAGCTGATCAAAGTGTGGCCGGCAATAAAGCACTCCCTCAAAGGAATTGTAGTTGCTGAGCTGAAAACAGAGCAACAACTTCAGTTTCAGAGTTCCATCTCCTTCGTTAAACATAGGATAAAAGTTTTACCTTTAGAGTTCCTTTGCAATGGTGGCATCTGAAACAGGCTTTGTGGTAGATGCGGTTGTCGGCGGTCAGCTTGTCGACAAGATAAACGGTTTTTTCGCAAGCCATACATTTCTGGGTTGTGCCTGCAAATGCCATGGGTTGGGAGTGGAAGTGAGCTTTGTGTAGAAGAATGGGGAGATGAAACAGAAGGAGAGGATTATATATAGATATGATTGATGTCAGTGGGGAAGCAAACAATCATTCCGTTGGATCTTTGGAGCAGACCCAACAACTCGTTTCTTTGATAAAATGTCTCAACCTGTAGCTGTCTTCAAATCAAatcagtaaaaaaattaaagacaaAGAAATCTCAAATTGAATCATGAGAGGTACGTGCACAATTACTTTATTTAGTGTTCAttcatcataattttaaaataaaatacatcctgaattttttatttattttggaaatggtttgaattttttttaatataatttgagaagtgtttaaattacaatttgaTTTCTGTATCATTATGTTCCAACTAAAAAAGTTCCTGAATTTTGTGGCAAATTTATCCAATGTatcatttaattcaaattatacGTGGGACCATATAGGCTtgttttttaagttatttttatgaatCTAGTTTTTAGAGTCGGCAATAAGTgggtaaaaatatatgtaaaaaaaaaaaaaaaattatgaatccATCAACGTTGAGATGGTATGATACTCTTCTGCAACAGTCCAAGTCTAGGAATGACTTCGACTAAGGATCTCAcccttttataaggaatgactTCGATTaagggatctcacaattcacccaaCATCCTAGTTGGCACACCAACCAGCTAATACCATATTTGTAATGGTTCAAACTtatatcaccatcagcctcagttttaaaacgcatctattaaagagaaatttccacactcttatactTAATGTTTTGTTCACTTCTCCAAcgaatgtgagatctcacaataaaatttattttcttagctGATTTCGTGCATGTTAAATCTTAATATGACGTTTcatctattagaaaaattattaaaataataataataaataaatagaggaGTGATGAGAGGGAGAGGTTGTAACAGTGTGTGTTCCTTGAAAAAACGGAAAGAAAGAATGGAGATGGGATTTGCTGTAAAGGAAGGATGGAAACAAGAGGGGGACATAAGATTGAAAAGCAAAGGCAACAGTTTTAGTTACCTAATGGCTCAGCCTCAGCCTCAGCAGGTGGCCTGCCTGCCTCCCAACTTCGAAAAGcttcttttcttcatcattACAGTGACACTTTCTTCATTTGTAAGCCTCAACATTAAAGCTATTAAAAGAATATCACAAACCAACAACGACCCATCATCCTCCTATCAATATTATACTCCAAAATAATGCAATTCCAGAGCTAATAATGTTGCACACAGCTCACCCAGTCAGTGTCCTAAAGAGTTTCCACAAATCAGGGGTATCATATGGGTTTCACCTTATACATTCAGACTAGTTTGATCCACAATAGTTGAAGTCAAAGAAATTAGGATATCAAGAAGCATCATAATTCGAGCTAATCACGGTTAACCCTTTTGCCTCCTCAGTTAACCCACTTACTCAAGTCATAATTGTTATTCAATCAGACCTTACCATAATTGAATATGAACCACTAATCATataattcatatttcatatcataattGCTTGGGATTAACTGTAAAGATTAGCTGCCATGCACCAAAAGGAGCAGGAGTATATGATTGAAAAGGTTTTGCATGCAAAACAGAACATATAAGGAAAGAATAAGATCTCAGGTCCAGCAAAACGAATACTTTTATATCTCCTCTCTGTTAATAAGTTAGCTCGAGCCGGTTTCTTAAacatttatacaaaattttcagaGGCCAAGGGATTATAATGTGGGCCTGTGGGAGAGAGAAGATACCAGGACGAATATGATGCAACACAGCATCCTGCAATATGAGGGGAGGCATCACATTGTAGAATTTTGTGCAAGAAACAGAAGTCAGATTGTCATTACAAATTGCAGAAAGACTATTTGCGGCTGTAAAAGGAGGTGCAAGTAATGCCAGGAGCAAACTTTAAGCTTTCACTAAGGCAAGCTACAGACCCAACTTCTCCTATTCCTGCGAGATTGATTCACAATCACCATTCACGAGACCATAATGAGCCACAGAACTATGATTACCAATTTCCTAAGATTACGAATATTGATTGAAtacaaaatgagaaaacagAACCAATTTTCTCCGACTACCATACTTTCATTAGCTGATCACTAACCTTGAACCTCTTGCGCCGTGAATCATCAGGAATGGACCCAGAATATCGTTGTCTTCTTAAGGCCTCGTTCTTAAATTGCCCTGCTGCCATGTCCTGCATTCTGCTGCCATCACCCTGTGGTGGATTTCTTGAGTGTTGGGTAAAGCCATCCTTGTCCCATGTAACCTCATAATCAGCCCAGAGGCGAGATCCTTGCTGCAGTAGCCATTTTGAGTTAGCATTAAGAAGTCTTCCTCAACCCAAAAGGagattacaaaaaaaactcatatAATAGCGCAAAATGTAGAAAGCACACAGTTACAAAGAGGATTGAATTTATATCATAATCCTCCCTAACTTCAATCATCAATATATTGGTTGATTCTGATATGTGAGAGAGCATGTAGTTGAAGACATTTCATTCAGGGTTCGGactaataaaaatgataatgttCATCTTGATCTTACCATCATACTTGCTTACACTACCTAAACCATTTTCACACGTATCATGATACAAATGACCTCTATCTATCTTACATTACAACCGCGGGTTAGTTGTGATTTGTCCTTATACATTGGATAAGAGTGCTATTTCAATCTTATGGCTACTtgccaaaaacaaaagaggtGACGAGAAAATTAGCCAAGCAACTCCAAATGACTTGATTATAAAATAGAGAGGTAAATTCCAACCTTCTGCAATGAGCGACCAGACAGCACCTTTAGAGCATTGTAAAAGTCCCTGTGTTTCTCAAACTGAACTGTTATTTTACAGTGTAAGCCTGAAATTATGTCTTCTGCATCCTCATTGCCATCCTTACCAAAAGCATCATCCACAGCAATATTTAGGTTCCTGTAGAGTGTATATTAAAGGGAAAAACATGCTGATGATGagtcaaaataaaactaaacatAAGAAGAACCATACGTAGCTAAAATGGAGATCATCAATTTCTAATACTGCAATGCAATACATTCATTATTTCACACCTAAGCTCAGAAGTACAATGTAGATGACCTCTTGGTTCCTACAGTATTAGTGCAGAGACACCAATGCCATTATACAACGGAGTTCATCGAATTGAGCTTGGCACCTAATGGTCAAACTAAACATGACATGCAAAATAAATGGggaagaagattgaagaagaaacaatcAGAGGCAAACCTTATCTTTCCAAATGTAGAAAAGATGGTATGTGTGACCAACATGGAGGGCTTTGACGAAACCCGAGGCTCGGCAAACCACCTTGATGGAGCACCCCTCAAGGTAATGGTATCAGGTCCTTGGTTCCCACTTCTCGAATATCCTAAGGCAAATTCAGGACAATCACAGACCAAAGCTTACTGCGTAAACACCATTAACAATTTAAAAGACGCTGAAATTTGCTTACCACGATTCCCAAATGCGTAAAAATCCCCCCAAGCCGTCTTCATTGCCTCAAAATTATCAGATTCCGGTATAACGACTGtgagtttgaatttgaacCCCTCAAGATTCAGCTCAATCCCATCCAATTTCTCAACCAGGAATCGCCTCCAATCCAAAAACTTCTTCTCCAACGCCGTgatttcctcttcctcctcctcataCCTCTTGTAAGCACTTTTCAAAAATCCAAGATCTCGCACGAAGAGAGTACCGCGAGCAAGTGGGTCTTCGCGCTTGCGTGTCTTAACTTCTTTAATGCGTTTGATCACCAAATCCTCCTCAGGGACAATTACCGGAACCGAAAGCGAAGTCTTGAGAAAGTCAATGAGAGCTCGCTTCAACTTCCACTCATCAAGGGATTTACTCACTGAAGGGCTCGACGGATAGACTGTGAAGTTGAGTCTCAGACGCGGCACCAGCTTAAGACCACTCTCCATCTCTAACGTTTCTGTGGGAGGTAGCAACTCCAACGGTTTGACCGTCATTCTCggtcctctctctcttcacaGACCTGTCACTGTTactaaattagggtttcgctTAGCTCCTCCGCCACACCAACGACCAACGAGAAGAACGATAGCCTACGCCACGCCGTCAGGGGTTGGATTCAGCTCCGGCTACTATAGAGTATTTTAGgccttttttttcatttcttttttttcgaAGGAGCGATATGTTCTAATTATAATTCGAATTCACttttatctttgaattttaaaattcgttCTAAAATATCTACGCTAATATGCGGAAATATTGAACTAAAATTGTGTATCGACGATACGACACCGTATAGATAGAAATCTTAGCCGTAAACGGAAAAGCGGATAATGCCATGGCGCTGTCAGATAACGTCGGGTGAAATCCTAACCGTCCGATAAAATACGAATTccaaaaaaggtaaaattggTAGTGAAAATACCGATTGGAGATCTTGGCAAAAACCTGCAAGTGCAAGCAAAGCGATGGGGCAATGCGCAAGTTGCCTCGACGAAGGCCAAGAGCAAGAGAGGAAGGAGGAAGAAAGATTGGCCTCCGTCGAAGCTCGCGCCAAAGCTGCTGAAGCCGCTCAGAAAAGGTAATTTCCTCTCCCCCTCTCCTTTTTAACtttctttcataatttctGTACATCTTGTTCCTTCTTGTTCAATTGGAACCAGCTGATCATAATGATTAGGGCTTTCGTTTGATCCTTATGTTTTAAAGTAGATTTCGAAAAAATGAGTTTCgtttttaattgattattcATACCAAGGATATAACATCCATCGTTAACTAGAAATGAGAATTTCAAATTAGGAACTATGATGGGAATCCTCCATGTTTTTATGCTGAAAAGTGATATTAAATACTTGCAGGcaagaagaatttgaaaaatctGCTGCAGGAAGGGCTGCACGTGCTCAGTTGGCTGCAAATGCAAAGCAATCTGCTAACACTAACAAGGGAGAACCAGTTCTTAAGGTCATTATGCTTTCACTCATAGAAGTTGTTTCACGCTATTTCTTGGAGCATTTCgatgattttaaaacttccTTATTGTTTTTTGTGGATGCAGTGGAGTATGGGGTGAGGTCGTGCTCTATTGTCAGCTTCGCTTCTTTTTCGCTGCAAGTGAAATTTCTAAGCACCTATGTATGTTTATCACTGGGAGATTTCGTAGTACTAAGACCCTTGCCTGAATGATCAtcctatattttctttttatatcacttgcttaaaattataataagcTCTTCTTCATGTAATGTGGTTACAGATTTCACTTGCATTACAATGTAATGAATCTTGTTTGTTTCCCTACTAAGAGCAAATTTCATTCGTGCAGTTctaatgaaaaggaaagaattgTATATTTATCCGCGATCCTGGGCTCCTCTTGTACAAAGCAACTTGTGTATGCTCCCAAGTCTCCCAAGGCAGAAGTTATTGAATGGAACTACAGTCTTGTATTTGTTATTCATGAATCAATGAAACCAAATAAGTGTGCAgacttatatatttttttacactGTTCTTCCATGTAAATTTTTACTCCATGCTTTGCTCACTTGGTAAAACCTTGTCTATGATGATATCATTATTTGCCAAGATATGCCATTGTGCCCCATCGGCTGTTATATACTTTCTCATATCGTGGCAGAGATTATGTCGAGTTGAAATGCTTTCGCTGTTATGTTGGATATCTTGTTCACATTCAATAAGCTGCTTGAATTTCTTAGATATGTCGATATTGTTGGATATTGACGTTTACACGTTAATCGAGGAGAGTAGTTCATTGGTTCAAATCCTGCAACCATCTCAAGTGCCAACCAAGGATTACAGCCTACTGAGCTCAGTTATAAGATCCAAAATTTTAGATAGCAGTCAATATGGACAATTTTGGCAGGCTTCCAGTTTTTCTAGCTACAGAGTTGCTATCAGAAGTCGGGCCTTGGTGGGTTCCCAACACGGGAAAATGCCTGTGATGTATCCTTTGACATGTCGGGAGGCTTTTCTGATGAGCAGTCATTGCCAGTCAGTCATTTTGGTTCTTGACTTTCATGGTTCAAGCATCACAGATTCACACCCAACAACTTTTATCTTTTGGTTTGCTTTACAAACATTGCTTCGACAATTATAGTACTAACTTTGAATACTTAAatcatgttattttattattttattggatgAAACATAACAGAGCTTAAAATTCACTACAATCCCAGCTACTTGCTTGTTTTGATTCCTTTTAGGCATTAATGAAGTTCATACTAGATTTTGAAGTGGGAAACAAAGTTGATGcttgaaaaggagaaaaatacTGCAACAAAATGTGCTATTTACTCAATAGACTACTAAATCCTTGATTCGTTACACAAAATCAGTTGATTTGAACATGCAGAATTTGGAACTGTAAGTCTAACCTAAAATCTGGCCAAGTGTTGTTCCAACATTCCCTCAGTTTTCAACAGATTATGAGAGGTCAAGGAAAAGAATGgcagaaggaaagaaaattgatggaatatgCTGGTGGCACAACCAATGCAATAATTGAGCTTTCATATCTGCTCAACTTCCCCAAAACTCTTCCTCTCAGAaggtggaaaaaaaaaaaagattcttttAGATGAAACTCTGAGGAGGAGCTGATAATTGGAGTTCATGTGCGGCTTGAAAAAAATCTGCAGCTTGAAGCAACAAACCTTCCATTTTGGAGAGCACTCCAAGGTTGAACCATGCTTCATGGCTTGTAGGATCCAATCTTACAGCATTCATCAACAAGCTGCGTGCAATTGGAAGTGATTGGTTACCGCATTTCATCAATACTTCTGCTGTTGAGATGATACTCGGAATATAATCAGGATCAACCGATAGAGAGACAGAGTATGAAACAAGTGCTTCCTTGTGTAACGATCGAGCCTCAAAATACTTGCCTGCAATGGTTTTGGTTCAGTTTAACTTATATTGTAAATATTTGCCAACCATTTCATTACAAAAGATGCaattaaaatgattgaaaaaaatagttcTACCTGTTGTATGCCAACCTCTGGGGCAATGAACATTTAATGTTTTGGCTTTGTTCAGGCAAATTTCTGCATCCGCCCAGGAAGCAAGTTTTGAATATATGGCAGCCAAATCCTGCCAGGCTGCCCGTTCTAAGTCACGTTCTGCCGCTGCCTgcaaaagagagattttagaagcTGTTGATCTCTTCCTGATGTGGAAAAGGGTCGCAGGAAAGATTATCAGGGCGTGCCTAACTGTACCATGGAGTGAATACAAACATAATATAGAAACAATTTAGAGTGGAGGCAAAACCTCTAGTTCCAAGTCCTTGGATTGGTTAAGGTTCGTAGCCTGAAGCTGAAGTTCATCTCGTGCTTGAATTAGTGCTAGCAAGATTCTGTAGGTTTCTATTGCTTGCTTTGGCTGTTCCTGAGCAATTTTGAGGACAGCTTTCAATCGAAGAAATTCCAATTGATCCATCCTCTCAGCTTCGTCCAAAGCAAAATCAACTATGGTTTCAGCGTCCTTGAGTCGCCTCTCAGCTGAAAGTATGAGGGTCAAAAGCTTCCAACCTCTTCCGGAACCATCAGCCACCATATTTGAGTACGCCATTGCACTGTAGAAAGCAACATCAAGATTTCTCTGCACAGCATTTTCCAAGCTAATGTTGAACATTACTTCTGGATCATGCCTCCTACCGAGAGAAGAAACTCTTAGGGAGTTCAATGATTCTTTTTGGAAAAGAGTTCTTTCAGAGTCTGATACAGAAGCTCTGGCTGCATTCCCATAGCAAACACCTAAAAATTTGTGGGATTCAGCATTGAAATGTTTACTGTGTTCACTGGCCATATCGATCATTCTACTAGCACATTTTATTCCATCACGTGCATATTTTGTATCCTCTGAACACAATTTTGCAAGcaacaaaaatgaatgaaaatgggGCTTCTGCTTTACTTCAGAGGAACCGCAAACCTTCATTAGAAGGTTCAAAGCTGTTTCATTCTGTCCTGCCGCATTGTAACATAGAGCAAGAAAGTACCACCTCTCAGCTCGACTATATATTCCAGGAAGAATCTGCTCCACGTGCTCAGCCAGTAATTTAAACTGTCTTGTGATAGAAAGTGCAAAAGTCAGATGATTCATAATCTCTGGATCCCAGTTTATTTCCTGCGTCACCACTTTCCTCATGAGTATTAGCAACAAAAGGATTGCTTCTTCTACATTGTTTTTAGGTGTTCTTGGACCGAATACATAAAACTTAAGGGGAAGGCTTGCTTCAACACCTCCGTAGAGTAATGTGCCAGCCAATTCTTTCTCTATGGCAGCCAACTTGTTTGGATCTAGATTCCATGGTTTAACAAGGACTCGGCGGTAGGCGTTTATGGCCTCGTCGAGATAACCACCCTTAATCCACAAAGTAGGCAGTAATTCCAAAGCTTTGTGTAACATTTCCTGAAATTTGCAGTCTTCGCCAATAAACTCGGGCATTCCATTAGGCAGAGCTGATTCCACTGTATCAAGAATTATCCTGCATTCTTTCGCAGACTCTGATGAACAAGAAAGAATTATGATCAACATCACAGTCAGACTGATAAACAAGAGAAATTGTAGTATCTATTGCATTGTTCATCTTGCTAACCAATCGTAACATAACGCTGTTACAGAACATTGTCTTCAAAATATGACATAAAACTATAGTAAGAAAAGTGAACAAGAGCAATTTACCTATATATCTGCCAAGTTCCTCCAGTGATTTTGCCTTGAGTAAAATTGCTTCAAGTAGTAGGCTAACAGAATGCATGGACAGTACACCAGTAGGGGGGGCACTGTCACCT
The nucleotide sequence above comes from Cucurbita pepo subsp. pepo cultivar mu-cu-16 chromosome LG11, ASM280686v2, whole genome shotgun sequence. Encoded proteins:
- the LOC111805960 gene encoding A-kinase anchor protein 17A, translating into MTVKPLELLPPTETLEMESGLKLVPRLRLNFTVYPSSPSVSKSLDEWKLKRALIDFLKTSLSVPVIVPEEDLVIKRIKEVKTRKREDPLARGTLFVRDLGFLKSAYKRYEEEEEEITALEKKFLDWRRFLVEKLDGIELNLEGFKFKLTVVIPESDNFEAMKTAWGDFYAFGNRGYSRSGNQGPDTITLRGAPSRWFAEPRVSSKPSMLVTHTIFSTFGKIRNLNIAVDDAFGKDGNEDAEDIISGLHCKITVQFEKHRDFYNALKVLSGRSLQKQGSRLWADYEVTWDKDGFTQHSRNPPQGDGSRMQDMAAGQFKNEALRRQRYSGSIPDDSRRKRFKE
- the LOC111805189 gene encoding F-box protein At3g12350-like; translated protein: MANLSSEIDEMGSFSFTDFPEDVQLCILSFLSPSDIAAFSCTSKRFVSLCRNDRKLWFTMCDRRWGSTTQINNWGKGKIAYRLLYKTLHQWENLIGFWRRSGSPTIGVSSPPLVFFEWGPDFIAGSRVSPSKNGTYDVFKSPFLWMGLSPEAQAMSFIDPDGRSGFAGKFADLGESDFSDCDLIPIELSFMGTNHFVIEENLTFAYPNSPERRINGCRRSSPEDNLAAVTDMNVVGSGSPGSLLDGLMSEIYQQFANRTSPGGDRASRRQRRREKERLGKRKLEAEHFVKIVNCSPTPLRPIQGLWKGISDDMRMDFYLVVYDDIGGIACRKVGDSSEGLSSYSPVFWTSNTTFLEAPFSLEEEHFHDCRIHVHPLPANDIDELVPSIENKKISRILRVNSSYDLVLPDLAGSVPNPRNVEGRIWQYSNGTFGFGFLRDNFIIDLKHIARNGSILDTVE
- the LOC111805191 gene encoding LIM domain-containing protein WLIM1-like; translation: MAFAGTTQKCMACEKTVYLVDKLTADNRIYHKACFRCHHCKGTLKLSNYNSFEGVLYCRPHFDQLFKRTGSLDKSFEGTPKIVKPEKPVDSEKPTAKKVASMFGGTRDKCLGCNNTVYPTEKVTVNGTPYHKSCFKCCHGGCTISPSNYIAHEGRLYCKHHHIQLIKEKGNLSQLEGDHEKIPSKEKINGEAVASEA
- the LOC111805961 gene encoding uncharacterized protein LOC111805961; this encodes MGQCASCLDEGQEQERKEEERLASVEARAKAAEAAQKRQEEFEKSAAGRAARAQLAANAKQSANTNKGEPVLKWSMG